The Oreochromis aureus strain Israel breed Guangdong linkage group 15, ZZ_aureus, whole genome shotgun sequence genome contains the following window.
GAATTACTGAGTTTTGCCATATACTACATGAAACAGGTAACACTGGTGTTGACATACTTTACATGTACAACTGTAAATGCTATATTTGGACAAAACACCCTACACTTCACCAGAACGCGAAAAAATAAACTTACTCTTACACATTTGCATGGATTTAAATATGTAGCTTCATGgccaaaaaatacagaaatactTTTTATAGTAGTTTCCTGAATTTCTGAATTGGTTTTTGATGTTCTATAGGAATATaaaggtatgtgtgtgttgttttggtTAAAGAAATCAGTTTTGAGAAGAAAGAACAATGTTCTAAAAGTTATATTTTATGATATGTTAAAAATGCacataaaatgcaaaaaacctGTAATAACAAATATGTTACtgcatgtaaaaaatacacttctGTTTAGATAGAtatattttgctctttttgtCAGACCTTCCCACAGATGTCCtcctatatatatttttgtcttgTACTTATGGAAAGTAGTTGTAGTTATGGAAAGACATTACTGATTTTATTTCTAATAACATTTTGTCaaattttcactttaaaaaatctGGTACATATTTGactgagaaagagaaaggaggtcaaactcattttacactgTGAGCCAGATACAGcacactttgatcttaagtgggccagACCAATGAAACTCCTCTTTCTGTCCGTGCATAATGGTTTATTTACAATTTCAATTATTCGATTATTGAATATTATCTTAATATTTGATAAAGAAGCACAATTTCAACAGGGCATCTCAGTTTTTTCTACATAATAAAGATTCATTCACTGCTGTAGTGAATGAAAGAAATCTATATGTATGAGaattaaattgtaagaaataaacatgtaaaattacagaaaaagttctggtAGCTGTATCTTATTGTCAATCCTGTGATTACAAAACACAAAGTTTTTGTTTATTCACGGAATACGTCCTTCATTTGTAtccattgttaaaaaaaaacaaaaaacacattaatttcTGTAGTGAAAAATAACGAacttttctgctatttttttttatctgttacCTAATTACTTTATTGTGGCCACATGGGAGGTATTTAGCAGTAAAGATAAAGCTGTAATACAAAAGTCTTTATCCAGCTTATTTCTGGCCCCCGGGAATTATATTTGACACCCCCACTCTAGCCCAACTATTCTCATCAGTTTGATTTTACTCATTGCCAAATTTCACATCCATAAATTGCAGTTCTCCAATAAGAAGCCACACTTCCCTATTTTCATGAATGGAAATTAAACTTTATGTGCCCATAATTTATTCTTCCCGCAACAAGAATGCTataaacatttttcattttataataATATCGTTTTGTAACATTATTAccgtttttattttatgtctctCTTACTCTCAACCCCTCCCCTTTTCCCCCTGTGCATCTCCGATATGAAATTTACTTTTTACACTGTCGTTTTTGCGTAATCTTGCCGTTCACACACTGAAACTCTAAAGctgtcaataaaaaaaactgttgcagTGGATGACGTATTATTTGTGGGACAAATTTATGTTGTGTTTATGTACACCGGCAGTCGTGGAGGACGTTATCGTAGTTCTTTTAAAACGTGTCCATCGACAAATACGGTAATATCGCTTATCAGAAATGGACATTAATCCACTACATGTCCACCGGGTTACTCCGTTAGCCGTTTGGATGCCTTGCACGGCGATAGAACAGTTATAGCCAAATGCTAACTAATCTCCACCAAGTTAGTGGCAGCTAAGGCTTCATTTAGCTTCACCCGGATTACGTTTGGGTGTTCATGCCAGCTTTGGCTTTATGGCGGAGACTTACCGGTGTTTATGTTATTTAGTCAAGTAATTTTAGCCCAGCTGTCAGTCACACCCACCTGCTATGTGTGGCTAGCTAACGTTTAGCTAATGGTCTTTGAATAAATTGACGCTTTAGATTAGTTCACCATTAGCACTGTCACGAGTTAAATCTTAGCACTGCTAAGTGTTTAAACTCTCATGATAACATTAAATGTAATTATCGGGTCTTTTTTGCGTTGACATACCGTTATGTGCCTTATCAGACACTGTCCTCACGTCTGTGACTCTGTCAGATAGGTTGGACAGCAGTCTGGTTAATACACGCACATCTGGGAGGGCACACGGGGGAAGGATGTCCGCAGCCGCTCTGCGCTGGATCCGTTGTCGGAGGCTGAGCACAGCTGGGCCACCCGGTGTGAAGAAAGTGCTCCAGTGGAAAGATTTAAGTAAGTTATTAGACAAAATCAGCAATCTTGTACACTAAATTTCGGTAAACACATTGAAAATAAAGATCTTCCTCTTCGCTGACATTTAGGGAAAGTTGCTAAAGTAACTGGCGCAGTTGTCTTGGGGTAAGTTGCATTATTAAAAGACTGCTTTTATGCATCGTGTGAGAGAAGAATGATCTCTGTCCCATAGCTTATTAAACATGCTCCTTTCTGCAGGGGCTGTCTTTTTATTACTTATGAGATGATAGCCTTGGATAAGGCTGTGACCATTGACACTAGTGCAATTCTTCAGGAGAAGAACAAGTCGTACATCTATCTGAGGGCCACTGCTTCAGATGAAAAAGACAACCTAACTGGAGGTAATTAATGCTATCCTAAACAACCTCATGGGTAACATGAGACATTATAATGTGTCTTTTCATATATTTACATACCCTATGTTGCTGGATTCAGTCACAACTTTTCACCAAACCCTGGCTGGTGTTTCTAGGACAATCCCAgaataaacagtacatttataAATTCATCACAGAGTCtcatattttatctttttgCCTGTTGTACTACTCTGTTTGTAGTCCTACATTTTCTCACTGCATCAAGATATTCACATTCTGTTTCTACATACCTCCATCCAGTGTCAGACTTATTTTGGGACGAATTAGaccttttattgtgaaaatacACAAGTTCAGATGTAGCATCCCCCATTCGGCATTGCAGTATTTCTTCTTGTACAAAATCTGTTATTTTAAGCTCTTTTGCTGTATAACATATGAACATATTTCCACTAGCCCATAAATGTACTAAGACCTGTttagatttttaatttaaatttactGTTTTTTGGACATGTTCCTTCTTCTCTCCTGTGGGAGGGCATTATCTGACAAATATGCTGAGTGGCTACATTTTGTTCTTGTATAAGAAAGTGTTGAGTTTTTTATGTTCAGTGGGGCAGTGACATCTGCCTTCATTCTTCCTCTCTTCCCTTTCCTGCCAGGACTTTGGGCCATTTGGTGTTGGGTGATTTTACTTCCTCTACCTTTTTAGTGGAAGCTTTCACAATCAACTTATATTCAAATATAAGCTGCTTGATTATGCTGAAACATATGATCATGATCATTTTAAGCAGTACTCACTCATAATGCGTTAATTTCacttttaacttaaaataaatacatgtgaaCTTAACACACAACAGTATAGCAGGGAGTGTGTTTAGGCTTTCGGGGAGGTGCAAATGCTATAGCTGTAAGGATGAGATGGATTTATAATGAAAGATAAAAAATAGAATCATTATTATAAAAATGGAAATATAAATTAATCTCACTCAAATTTGATTAATTAGCCACCTCTACAGGAAAGCATTTCTAAAtggtttctgttttctttataaTGTTATAGAAATGCAATTCTAAATTCTGTCAAGGGAGTAGTGGCtagttgttttttctgcatCTCTTCCAGGACTTACACACAAAGCAAGGAGGGAACTTCATAAAGCAGCAAGACGGTTTGTGGAAATATCCTCGAGGCTTTTACTGCAATCACTCGATGGTAAGAATCTAACAAACACCAATTCACCAATAACATAGATACACCATAATGCCACCCCTAATATTTCTTGAACTTAACTTCTTGAACTTGTTGCCAATAGCAGGGCAAGTGTTTATGCTCAGAAAACTGTAGTCATTCAGTCAATTTTATGTGACGTATGTGCACAGAGACCAAAGGAAACACCTGCCTTTGCACATGCACATCCTGTTTTGAATGCCACATAGCTTATACAGTGGTGTGGAGCTTGTGAAAGTGAGTGGAATAAACAGGTctgagatttttttgttttgtttcggcACCTGTAGTTTTAAATCCGCAGACAAAAAGTTACATTGACTTTTGTTTACTTTAACCTTTTACAAATTAATAGCTGCCAAGTTGATGACACAAGTTTCACTCCTGCAAGGTTTGTACTGTAGCTCCTTAGCTTTTGTAATAATCTAAAAGGTGACGCACTAGACACTGGTAGTTAACCATTTAGCTGTAGTTAGAATTGCTAAAAGGTCCAAATAGAGGAATTAGTAGAACACAtctctatttttattctttaaatgttCAGACGGTCAGTTTGTTCTGTAATTTTGTGTCTTAGAGCACTTCAGTCATGTGGATGCTGACCCACATGAGGTGGCATTGTGGGTCCTGCTGAAGAAGACACAGTCAGCTAATAAAGCCATCAGACTAGAGGCTGTTCAGGAGCTTGCAGACAATCACCACTGGCATGGTAAAGGACCCTAAAAGTTTCCTGTCACTTTAATTTGATACACAACACAGACCTGCTTTGGTCTTAGATCACACCTGTTTTGAATAATCCAGATTACCAGTACCAGACGGCAGCACAGGTTATAGACCATCGGACAGCAGTGGGCTTGGCCCGGACGCCTCAGGTAGACCTGAGGTTTTTCCGTCACCCACCTGCACTGCCTGATTTGGGGGAGGTACTCAAATCTACTCTTTAGGATATTTGCCATTTGAATGCCTACCTCACAGATGTGCTGCATCTCACTATAATGTGATCTTCTCAGGGTTTGTCAGCGGAGGACGGACTGAGGCAGCTTTTGGCATCTCTGCCTCAAACTGAGGTGGACAAATGTGTTCGGTACTTTACCTCACTAGCCCTGAGAGAGAGCACTCAGTCCTTGGCAGCACAAAGGGTGACAATCACAGATTTACACATACATGTACAGTCTTTAGGAAGGTGATGGTCTAAAAcaggggtctcgaactccaggcctcgagggccggtgtcctgcaggttttagatctcaccctgggtcaacacacctgaatcaaatgattagttcattaccaagcctctggagaacttcaagacatgttgaggaggtcatttaaccatttaaatcagccatgttggatcaaggacgcGTCTAAAACCTGctggacaccggccctcgaggcctggagttcgagacccctggtctaaaacataaaacaggagGACAACAGTCACTGggatgtgcaaaaaaaaaaaagaaaaagaaagaaaaaagctagTTTCTATATCCTGTCATTAACACATGCGCTTCATTGTTCCAGGGTGGTCTGTGGAGTTTTGGAGGCAATGGGCTGCCTTATGCCCAGAGCCTCACCTCTGTTCCTTCTGAGAAGGTGGAGTCCTTCTGTCTgcaggcactggtacaacactcAAAGGTAATCATCATCATTGTGCATCCAAAGGTGATTTAGTCTGGAGTCGGTGGCTTGATTACTTACTTACTACTCGTTGCAGTCATTGTAGCAGTGTATTAAGGTCAATTCTATGCGCCCCCTGTCTGGATGTTGCCTTGTGGTTAATACTTTGCGATCTGCAGGTAAGGAGCCACTGTGACCACATAGTTGCCAACGGAGGTCTACAGCTTCTCCAGAGGGTTTATCAGCTCAGAACAGACTCTATGAAGATTCAGAGGAACATTGTTCGCATTATCGGAAACCTGGCTCTCAATGAAGGTGCCCATCAGGCCATAGCCCAGTCCGGTAAGTCTGTAACTAATCTGAATAAACTGGAGACAGCTCTGATTATGTGTAATCCTGACTGGGTGCGGTAAAGATGTTATGAAACTAAGGTCTAAAATATATGTTGTGCTTGTTTCAATTAGAGATTAGATTTTCACCAtcacaaaaaaatgtgtttacttTTATAGTTATCCACCCCAACTTATAAATTTTATCGTACTGCTCAcactttcctgttttttgtttttttttttttcccctacttTACCCATAAAACACCTGCAGGCTGGGTGTCTGTCCTGGCTGAGATGACACAGTGCCCTCATATCATGCAGGCGTCTCACGCAGCTCGTGCTCTTGCAAACCTGGACAGGGAGACAGTAAAAGAGAAATACCCAGATGGCGTCTATATCCTGCACCCACAAACACGTAGCAAGTAGGAAAACAAATTCAGTTGTTACATAAATGCATTAacgtcattttattttattgttataacCAAACCATCATCTTTGACAATGTTTTCAATTTCCAGTCAGCCAATCAAAGCAGACGTGCTGTTCATCCACGGGATTCTAGGGGCAGCTTTTAAGACGTGGAGGCAGAAGGACCGCAATACgttagaggaagaggaggcagccAAATGCGAAGATGACTATACAGAGTGCTGGCCAAAGGTAACAAAGGCACCTAATTCCTCTAATTACATTAATggattatttcagtgttttcctcCTACAGTGAAATTGAGTGTTTCAAGACTTAGAAGTGTGTTGTCATCTCTGTGAAACTCTTAGGTCTCACACAGCTTAAGATTTATCTCAGTGTTCTTCCATGTCGTTTTATCACTGTTTATTGTCAGTCATGGTTGGCTGCTGACTGTCCAAATCTGAGAGTGCTGTCGGTGGAGTATGACAGTCATCTAAGTGACTGGATGGCCCAGTGTCCTGCTGAGAatcagaggtaaaaaaaaaaaaaaaacaacgatAAATCTGTAGTTTCTTTATACGTCTACATGTGATTAAGGTGCTACTCTTGGTAAAATAGAATATTTTTGCAAAGTCAGGTGCCCTTGGATTAATTACTCCAACAGATTAAAGGGTTGACTATCTGTCTCTCCAGGAAGTCTCTAGCCTACAGAAGTCAGGAGCTGCTAAAGAAGTTAAAGCTGGCAGGAGTTGGAGAAAGGCCTGTGGTCTGGGTAGCCCACAGTATGGGAGGTATTTCTCCCACATCTTTCCTTCCACAAGCATGTTGGACTTTTATGCAGATCCCTTGAATccaacttgaaaaaaaaaaagaaattactaaTCTATCCTCTTGCATTTGGTTTCTCTTGCAGGACTGCTTGTGAAGAAAATGCTGCTGGATGCCTCACAGGACCCAGACATGCATGGGTTATTACAGAACACCAAAGGGATTATGTTTTATAGTGTTCCTCACTACGGCACCTTCATGGCAGAGTACTCTGTCAATGTCAGATATCTTCTCTTCCCCTCCATAGAAGTCAGAGAACTCTGTAAAGGTCAGTGAATATGATGAATTCTGCGGTCTATGAAACTCTTTCAGCATCTAATGTGAattgatgtgtgtgttttaagattCACCAGCTCTGCGCAGCCTGAATGACAACTTCCTGAACCTGGCCAAAGAAAAGGATTTCAAGGTGCTGAGCTTTGCAGAGACACTACCGACGAACATTGGACCCATGATCAAGATACTTGTGGTACCAACGCAGTCAGCAAGTATGTAACTCCAAATACTGTAATGTCTGAAATGTACagcttaaatattttaaaaaaaaacacatagtTGAAGCAATGTCTTGCGTCTCATCGTGTTGTGGTTTCAGATCTCGGGATTGGTGAGCTCATTGAAGTGGACGTAGATCACCTAAACATCTGCAAACCAGAGAGGAAGGACTCATTTCTATACAAACGCAGCCTCCAGTTCATCCTGGACGCTCTGCAGAGCTACGTCACACACTGACAGAAATCTATAAAAACAATGACACTGAGACCACCTGCTGTATACTTGAAATGTATATCACACTCCAAACCAAACAGAGAAATAACTGCACATTCACATGAAGCACCACAAATGCAATTGCAGTATAGCTAACAAAATCAAATTTATTTTACACACGGATATTTGTGGAAACCTGTCAGTTGTGATAACGATAGCAGGGTGCGTTTTTTGTTGTTGGGGTCTTTTTTAAGTCATCCACTGAGATCGGTCTCTTAATTGTACATCAGCTaagtttgaaagaaaacaactctTATGTTTACAAGTAAATTAAGCACATTACAATTTTATCTagatttccttttattttagatttattACCAGCTAATCATGGGATACATAATGCTCATTATCTACTGTATTTACTTAAAAATGCACTGACATTTTGTTGCCTCTCATGCAACTTGACTTTTGACCGGAGCAAAGGTTTAAgactttatttttatatgtatttgttTTACTCTAACTATAGTGTGATTATCATCTTATGTGCCAAAACATATTCTTTCCCAAGCCTTACCTCAAGTGGACCTGAGTTAATACCTTTAGTTCAGATTGCACATACATTTGTATGGGACTGATCAAGCAAATTAATTTTAATACATGTGTTTGCAGCCCCCACTGCCACTAGCAGTCCTAAATGCTGGCaatgaaatgaataaatgtgtaACGTTTGAGGGTTTATGAGTCATCTATGCATTTCTATATACAAAGtacaaaatacaacaaagtATTTGAAACATTCCTCTGGGATTTTggcccatattgacatgataccATCACACAGGTGCTGCAGATTCGTcaactgcacatccatgatagGAATAtaccacatcccaaagatgctcAAGAGGATTGACATCTGGTCACTGGAGGTCATTTGAGTTCAGTGAACTCATACAAGAAACCAGTATGACATGatatgagctttgtgacatgatgTCTTATCCTGCAGGAAGTTGCCATCacaagatgggtacactgttaTCATAAAAGGATGGACATGGTCCAGAACAATAAATGGGTTGAACTAAGGGGCCTAAATTGTGCCAAGAAAACATTTCCTACACCATTAAACCAGCCTCAGAAACCTTAGTTTGCTATTCTTACCTtattcttctgctgctgtagcccatctgcttcagggTTCAAAGTTTTGTGCGGTcatagatgctcttctgcatacattGGATATAAAAAGTGATTATCTGAGTTACTGTtgtcttcctatcagctcaaaacaGTCTGACCATTCTGCTCTGATGCATTTTTACCCAGAGAACtcctgctcactggatattttctctctttttggaTCAGTCTCTATAAATCATAGAGATGGTTGTAGCTCAATTGACCAGCAATTTCTGAAGTACTCGACAATCACCCGACATTCAAAGTCACccaaatcacctttcttctccattctgatgctcagtttgaacttgagCAGGTCATCTTGGTCATCATGTCTACACGCTTAAGTGCACTAAAATACTTCCATGTGACTGGTTGATTGGATATTTGCCTTAAGGAGCAGCAGAGTAGTTGTACCTTATAAGTGGTCCTGAGTGTATATATATGGTATCAAGTTGTCATAGTTTTCCTGTTAGTGACAGAGGGGGGAAAATGGCACAGTACTGTATTTTAGACTGGATCTTAACTTGCATTTTGCACCAATGTCATGATGCAGTTTTTTGTAATGCATCTCATGCACTTGGGTACAAATATTGCATTATTTTCTTCATAATACTCACTCATCTATACACAACGTAGGCTTTTTTTAAACCCACAGTATTGATATGCACTAAAATATAAAGCATTAAACCTTTACCAAGCACAGAAAAGCAGCACAGAAGCAGcaaaagcttttaaaacacGCTAGCGCGATATTTGGACATCAGAAGATTGTCCCTTGGCGCACACCTTACATAACCCATCAATGCTTTgaaaacttagcagaaacagcTGGAGATCTCGGGTAGATAAAAGGCTGTTTGTTGCTTTATGTTAATCCTTCGCTTAACTGTAGACaggtatgtatatgtatatgtgtgaagtTTGCTCTTTTAGATATTTGAGATCGCGGTATGTACCAGAACATGCCCGTGGCCATGCTATTTTGAGCTAATGCTAACTGGTGCTAAAACAAAGAGCTAGCATACGCTGTACTTAAACGTTTACAAgtattttctttgttgtaatggtaataaaaatattattaaaatgtcCGAAAACATGTGAAGCGTTTGTCTTACTGTTTAGTGCCTTGATAAGGGTTTAGGCTGCCGTAAAGCTGCTTCTACTTGAGGCCTTCAGCTGTCGGTTTGTTTACTGTGCTGCAGGTATTCAGCTCTTTAATCGGCTTCGACTGTCCATTTCTCTGCATCTGTCAATATGGTCAACGTGCACAAAGGTGTCCTTGTTGAATGGTAAGGTTGTAACTTTGCCAATAAATATTTGTAGCTAGTTTCacagaaatctgtttttaagTAGCCGAAACTTTAACTTTCTCTTGCTGTATGCACCAGTGATCCTGCCATGAAACAATTTCTCCTGTACCTGGATGAAACGATGGCCTTGGGAAAGAAATTCATCCTCAAGGATCTTGACGACACGCACGTGTTCATTCTTGCAGAGGTGGTTCAAACACTCCAGGAGAGAGTCGGAGAGTTGATGGACCAGAATTCATTCCCCATCACACAGAAATAAACTGTCAGAAGAAGTGTTACTTTTTGGCCATGGACTGCTCATGATCTCTGgataaatgtttgcagtgttttaacTGCAGACTACAGTGGATTACTGTGAAAATGCTCAAGGagtttaatacattttgatAGCAGGTTCCagaatatgttttctttttctttgccttcTTTAAATTGCAGATTAAAGCTACTGTGTCTGCAGCACcatgtgtttggtttttttattattattattaataattgaTATGAAAGGAGCAAGGATCCGAAGTTAAATAAATCGACAGCTGCTTGTCGTTTAACAGTGACTTTGTCAAATATGGAAAAAAACTCATTCTGATTAAAGTTggtctaaaaatatttaaaacggTCTTTTGAAAATGTTGGGATGTTGTGTCTAATGTAAATCAAAATAATACAATTATGTATTGAAGGTCATTTAAGCCCTTTTAAAGCcttttaaattgaaaataatTTTGGGTAAATAGTCTCTTTTATAACTATgtgacatttatttttctttctttgtaatgTGACTGGGTGAAGTAACTAGATTTATTCGGTATCATTAATGCAAGCTAAGTTTCTCTACATTAGTTATACGTTGCACCCTGAAACATACGGAAAAACCCTTTTTATGATTGTGCACAGAGCGTGAAGCAGgaaaactatttaaaaagaaCGTTAAGGAACCACTTCTGACTGAGTTTTAGGATTTGTCAAGCCAGCTAACACAAATAAGCCCAGCTGTGTTCAAGCTGCTTTGTAAGAAtttagtctttttctttttaattccatacacacacataatgAAATACCCAAATTCTTTGCAATTTTATGTTGAAAAGAGTTTAACTGGAGGTGACCCCCTCCAAattttatgtattcattttattcacagtgaGCTTCTTTTTATATCCATTAATATTACTAATTAATCCAAAAGCTTGGAGTTTTTCCATTAACCATTTTTCCCTTTTGGTTCAGCATTACAGCTTTTTTTGTGGGAAAGATATTGCTCACATCAAATTCCTAAAAACTCCATATGTTGCTCCCATAGATACCATCCAGCTTAACACACATGAGGCTCCAAATTATAC
Protein-coding sequences here:
- the serac1 gene encoding protein SERAC1 isoform X1; this encodes MLCLCTPAVVEDVIVVLLKRVHRQIRLDSSLVNTRTSGRAHGGRMSAAALRWIRCRRLSTAGPPGVKKVLQWKDLRKVAKVTGAVVLGGCLFITYEMIALDKAVTIDTSAILQEKNKSYIYLRATASDEKDNLTGGLTHKARRELHKAARRFVEISSRLLLQSLDEHFSHVDADPHEVALWVLLKKTQSANKAIRLEAVQELADNHHWHDYQYQTAAQVIDHRTAVGLARTPQVDLRFFRHPPALPDLGEGLSAEDGLRQLLASLPQTEVDKCVRYFTSLALRESTQSLAAQRGGLWSFGGNGLPYAQSLTSVPSEKVESFCLQALVQHSKVRSHCDHIVANGGLQLLQRVYQLRTDSMKIQRNIVRIIGNLALNEGAHQAIAQSGWVSVLAEMTQCPHIMQASHAARALANLDRETVKEKYPDGVYILHPQTRSNQPIKADVLFIHGILGAAFKTWRQKDRNTLEEEEAAKCEDDYTECWPKSWLAADCPNLRVLSVEYDSHLSDWMAQCPAENQRKSLAYRSQELLKKLKLAGVGERPVVWVAHSMGGLLVKKMLLDASQDPDMHGLLQNTKGIMFYSVPHYGTFMAEYSVNVRYLLFPSIEVRELCKDSPALRSLNDNFLNLAKEKDFKVLSFAETLPTNIGPMIKILVVPTQSANLGIGELIEVDVDHLNICKPERKDSFLYKRSLQFILDALQSYVTH
- the serac1 gene encoding protein SERAC1 isoform X2, which codes for MIALDKAVTIDTSAILQEKNKSYIYLRATASDEKDNLTGGLTHKARRELHKAARRFVEISSRLLLQSLDEHFSHVDADPHEVALWVLLKKTQSANKAIRLEAVQELADNHHWHDYQYQTAAQVIDHRTAVGLARTPQVDLRFFRHPPALPDLGEGLSAEDGLRQLLASLPQTEVDKCVRYFTSLALRESTQSLAAQRGGLWSFGGNGLPYAQSLTSVPSEKVESFCLQALVQHSKVRSHCDHIVANGGLQLLQRVYQLRTDSMKIQRNIVRIIGNLALNEGAHQAIAQSGWVSVLAEMTQCPHIMQASHAARALANLDRETVKEKYPDGVYILHPQTRSNQPIKADVLFIHGILGAAFKTWRQKDRNTLEEEEAAKCEDDYTECWPKSWLAADCPNLRVLSVEYDSHLSDWMAQCPAENQRKSLAYRSQELLKKLKLAGVGERPVVWVAHSMGGLLVKKMLLDASQDPDMHGLLQNTKGIMFYSVPHYGTFMAEYSVNVRYLLFPSIEVRELCKDSPALRSLNDNFLNLAKEKDFKVLSFAETLPTNIGPMIKILVVPTQSANLGIGELIEVDVDHLNICKPERKDSFLYKRSLQFILDALQSYVTH
- the gtf2h5 gene encoding general transcription factor IIH subunit 5, whose protein sequence is MVNVHKGVLVECDPAMKQFLLYLDETMALGKKFILKDLDDTHVFILAEVVQTLQERVGELMDQNSFPITQK